In Mesorhizobium sp. 113-3-3, a genomic segment contains:
- the gatB gene encoding Asp-tRNA(Asn)/Glu-tRNA(Gln) amidotransferase subunit GatB: protein MSLIDTRTPDAKRLISGATGDWEIIIGLEVHAQVISEAKLFSGASTAFGAAPNANVSLVDAAMPGMLPVINEECVKQAIRTGLGLKAQINHKSVFDRKNYFYPDLPQGYQISQFKQPIVGEGTVIVSVGPDRQGEFEDIEVGIERLHLEQDAGKSMHDQHPTMSYVDLNRSGVALMEIVSKPDLRSGDEAKAYVTKLRTIMRYLGTCDGNMDEGSLRADVNVSVRRPGGEFGTRCEIKNMNSIRFIGQAIDYEARRQIAILEDGGKIDQETRLYDAVKGETRSMRSKEEAHDYRYFPDPDLLPLEFDQAYVDALAKGLPELPDDKKARLISSLGLSTYDASILVSEKSIADYFEKVAAGRDGKLAANWVINDLLGQLNKVGKDIENAPVSPDQLGAVIDLIKDGTISGKIAKDLFEIVWNEGGDPRALVESRGMKQVTDTGAIEKAVDEVIAANPDKVEQARAKPTMAGWFVGQVMKATGGKANPQAVNDLVKAKLGIE from the coding sequence ATGTCCCTGATCGATACCCGCACGCCCGACGCTAAACGCCTGATCTCCGGCGCCACCGGCGACTGGGAAATCATCATCGGCCTCGAAGTGCACGCGCAGGTCATCTCGGAAGCAAAACTGTTTTCCGGCGCCTCGACCGCTTTCGGCGCGGCCCCCAACGCCAATGTCAGCCTGGTCGATGCGGCAATGCCGGGCATGCTGCCTGTCATCAACGAGGAATGCGTCAAGCAGGCGATCCGCACCGGCCTCGGCCTGAAGGCGCAGATCAACCACAAATCCGTCTTCGACCGGAAGAATTATTTCTATCCCGATCTGCCGCAGGGCTACCAGATCTCCCAGTTCAAGCAGCCGATCGTCGGTGAGGGCACGGTGATCGTTTCGGTTGGACCGGACAGACAGGGCGAGTTCGAGGATATCGAGGTCGGCATCGAGCGGCTGCATCTGGAGCAGGATGCCGGCAAGTCGATGCACGACCAGCATCCGACCATGTCCTATGTCGACCTCAACCGCTCTGGCGTGGCGCTCATGGAGATCGTCTCCAAGCCTGACCTGCGTTCCGGCGATGAGGCCAAGGCCTATGTCACCAAGCTGCGCACCATCATGCGCTATCTCGGCACCTGCGACGGCAACATGGATGAAGGCTCGCTGCGCGCCGACGTCAACGTTTCGGTACGCCGGCCCGGTGGCGAGTTCGGCACACGCTGCGAGATCAAGAACATGAACTCGATCCGCTTCATCGGCCAGGCCATCGACTATGAGGCGCGCCGCCAGATCGCCATCCTGGAGGACGGCGGCAAGATCGATCAGGAAACGCGGCTGTATGATGCCGTCAAGGGCGAGACGCGCTCGATGCGCTCGAAGGAAGAAGCGCACGACTACCGCTATTTCCCCGATCCCGATCTGCTGCCGCTGGAATTCGATCAGGCCTATGTCGATGCCTTGGCCAAAGGGCTGCCGGAACTGCCCGACGACAAGAAGGCGCGGCTCATATCCTCGCTCGGTCTGTCGACCTACGACGCTTCGATCCTGGTCTCGGAAAAGTCGATCGCCGACTATTTCGAGAAGGTGGCCGCCGGGCGTGACGGCAAGCTCGCCGCCAACTGGGTCATCAACGATCTGCTCGGCCAGCTGAACAAGGTGGGCAAGGATATTGAAAATGCTCCGGTTTCGCCCGATCAGCTCGGCGCGGTCATCGACCTGATCAAGGACGGCACCATCTCCGGCAAGATCGCCAAGGACCTGTTCGAGATCGTCTGGAACGAAGGCGGCGATCCGCGTGCGCTGGTCGAAAGCCGTGGCATGAAGCAGGTCACCGACACCGGCGCCATCGAGAAGGCGGTCGACGAGGTGATCGCGGCCAATCCGGACAAGGTCGAACAGGCGCGCGCCAAGCCGACCATGGCCGGCTGGTTCGTCGGCCAGGTGATGAAGGCGACCGGCGGCAAGGCCAATCCGCAAGCGGTCAACGACCTCGTCAAGGCCAAGCTCGGTATCGAGTAA
- a CDS encoding YjhX family toxin, which yields MDISRTEQRILHLLAQGGRIEIEKNQKKRIASVKCLTRDGWHYPGVDLDLFRKLKRKKAVSSSGGGPYRITRRGLELVRSELDNR from the coding sequence ATGGACATTTCGCGCACTGAACAGCGCATCCTGCACCTGCTTGCGCAGGGCGGACGCATTGAAATCGAAAAGAACCAGAAGAAACGGATCGCCTCCGTCAAATGCCTGACCCGCGACGGCTGGCATTATCCGGGCGTCGATCTCGACCTGTTTCGAAAGCTGAAACGCAAGAAGGCGGTTTCGTCGTCGGGCGGCGGTCCCTACCGCATCACCAGGCGCGGGCTCGAACTCGTCCGCTCCGAACTCGACAACCGGTAG
- a CDS encoding CBS domain-containing protein, which yields MTVKAILERKGHDVLTLGPNEKLSEAIRILAEHKIGALVITNGDRKIVGILSERDIVRVVAKEGAAALDIAVRSAMTPKVKICNENHTVNEVMEIMTRGRFRHLPVEKDGLLDGIVSIGDVVKRRIEDVEREADEIRAYIATA from the coding sequence ATGACGGTTAAGGCAATTCTGGAAAGAAAAGGCCACGACGTGTTGACGCTCGGGCCGAACGAAAAGCTCAGCGAAGCCATCCGCATCCTGGCCGAACACAAGATCGGCGCGCTGGTCATCACCAATGGCGATCGCAAGATTGTCGGCATACTGTCGGAACGCGACATCGTGCGGGTTGTCGCCAAGGAAGGTGCCGCCGCGCTCGATATCGCCGTGCGTTCGGCAATGACGCCGAAGGTAAAGATCTGCAACGAGAACCACACCGTCAACGAGGTGATGGAGATTATGACCAGGGGCCGTTTCCGCCATCTGCCGGTGGAAAAGGACGGCCTGCTCGATGGCATCGTGTCTATCGGCGACGTGGTCAAGCGCCGCATCGAGGATGTCGAGCGCGAAGCCGACGAGATCAGGGCCTACATCGCCACCGCCTGA
- a CDS encoding rhomboid family intramembrane serine protease gives MSEPQHPTETEPAESTPPPREPVFNLPPIVLAVIGICAAVFLLQQYVLDDAQQMTLLYDGAFIPVLYTGQYGFDWFLFTRPFTYAFMHGGFAHIAINMVWLAAFGSPLANRLGGLWFALFFAATGLASVALFWAMHPYGEAPLVGASGAISGMMGAAARFGFRTDRSAGKAAFAGPVLPIAIVLRMRGVVIFLAVWMIINLATGLLGFAPGVDGQIAWEAHIGGFVAGFFGLRWFDRRWQPAEWETADHT, from the coding sequence ATGAGCGAACCGCAACATCCAACCGAGACCGAACCGGCCGAAAGCACGCCGCCGCCGCGCGAACCGGTGTTCAACCTGCCGCCGATCGTGCTGGCGGTGATCGGCATTTGCGCGGCCGTCTTCCTGCTGCAGCAGTATGTGCTTGATGATGCGCAGCAGATGACGCTGCTCTACGATGGGGCCTTCATTCCCGTCCTCTATACCGGGCAATACGGCTTCGACTGGTTCCTGTTCACGCGGCCCTTCACCTATGCCTTCATGCACGGCGGCTTTGCCCATATCGCCATCAACATGGTGTGGCTCGCCGCCTTTGGTTCGCCGCTGGCCAATCGTCTCGGCGGGCTCTGGTTCGCTCTGTTCTTCGCCGCCACCGGACTGGCTTCCGTGGCGCTCTTCTGGGCCATGCACCCCTATGGTGAAGCGCCGCTGGTCGGCGCCTCCGGCGCCATATCGGGCATGATGGGTGCCGCGGCGCGCTTCGGTTTCCGCACCGACCGTTCAGCCGGCAAGGCGGCCTTCGCCGGCCCCGTGCTGCCGATCGCGATTGTCTTGCGCATGCGCGGCGTCGTGATCTTCCTTGCCGTGTGGATGATCATCAACCTCGCCACCGGCCTGCTCGGCTTTGCGCCTGGAGTAGACGGCCAGATCGCCTGGGAGGCCCATATTGGCGGCTTCGTCGCCGGCTTCTTCGGCCTGCGCTGGTTCGATCGGCGATGGCAGCCGGCCGAATGGGAGACCGCCGACCACACTTGA
- a CDS encoding PAS domain-containing protein has translation MNQNGSITLFHYWNRLRDGRPAPKRSEVEPADIKSLLADTFILERDTRGQPVFRLAGTRLCACYGRELKGFSFPSLWREKDQRLVSRLIHGVFDQKSVVLINFEGFSRNGRSNKFELLALPLDGGIENPRCLGVISAAEKPFWLGADPITDAMIDSIRVIDPEKELLNNRPAIDVPSLVPAELEAPDTISALGRARRIRHLVVFDGGREE, from the coding sequence ATGAACCAAAACGGATCGATCACGCTGTTCCATTATTGGAACCGCCTGCGTGACGGACGCCCTGCTCCGAAGCGATCGGAAGTCGAGCCGGCCGATATCAAGTCGCTTTTGGCCGACACGTTCATCCTGGAACGGGACACACGCGGGCAACCCGTCTTCCGCCTGGCCGGCACCAGGCTCTGCGCCTGTTATGGCCGCGAACTCAAGGGGTTCTCCTTCCCGTCGCTGTGGCGTGAGAAGGATCAGCGTCTGGTCTCGAGGCTGATTCACGGGGTTTTCGACCAGAAATCGGTGGTGCTGATCAACTTCGAGGGTTTCAGCCGCAACGGCCGCTCCAACAAGTTCGAATTGCTTGCCTTGCCGCTCGACGGCGGCATCGAAAACCCGCGCTGCCTCGGTGTGATCAGCGCCGCCGAGAAGCCGTTCTGGCTGGGCGCAGACCCGATCACGGATGCAATGATCGATTCAATCCGTGTCATCGATCCGGAAAAAGAGCTGCTCAACAACCGTCCGGCGATCGACGTTCCCTCGCTTGTTCCAGCCGAACTCGAGGCGCCCGACACGATCTCGGCGCTTGGCCGGGCGCGCCGCATCCGCCATCTCGTCGTCTTCGACGGCGGGCGCGAGGAATAG
- a CDS encoding PilZ domain-containing protein, translated as MRSAAVDYAPSQAERRNFQRVRVKIYGRFMLEDRTEHPCQVLDMSPGNVAFRTDRIGMPGEKVIAYIDHIGRIEGVVTRTLQDGFAMTVIASDRKKDKLAAQLTWLANKHELDLPEDRRHERVAPRNPTSVLQLTDGRQYQCRIIDLSLSGAAIEIDVKPAIGVQVMLGTMRGQIVRHFEDGVAIEFAVIQRPETLDSEFNTPRA; from the coding sequence ATGAGGTCAGCGGCGGTCGACTACGCGCCGTCCCAAGCTGAAAGGCGTAACTTTCAGCGCGTCCGGGTCAAGATATACGGACGATTCATGCTGGAAGACCGCACCGAACATCCCTGCCAGGTTCTCGACATGTCGCCCGGCAATGTCGCGTTCCGCACCGATCGCATCGGCATGCCCGGTGAAAAGGTGATCGCCTATATCGACCATATCGGCCGCATCGAAGGCGTCGTCACGCGCACGCTGCAGGACGGCTTCGCCATGACGGTGATTGCGTCCGACCGCAAGAAGGACAAGCTGGCGGCGCAGCTGACCTGGCTTGCCAACAAGCATGAGCTCGACCTGCCGGAAGACCGCCGCCACGAGCGCGTCGCGCCGCGCAACCCGACCAGCGTGCTGCAGCTCACCGACGGCCGCCAATACCAGTGCCGCATCATCGACCTGTCGCTGTCCGGCGCCGCGATCGAGATCGACGTCAAGCCGGCGATCGGCGTCCAGGTCATGCTCGGCACGATGCGCGGGCAGATCGTCCGCCATTTCGAGGATGGCGTCGCCATCGAATTCGCCGTCATCCAGCGCCCCGAAACGCTCGATTCCGAATTCAACACGCCACGCGCCTGA
- a CDS encoding transglutaminase-like cysteine peptidase, producing the protein MKKTRGRLLLMAMAMQLSAWGSAYAAGPAYMHTGGRTTQPVGHYEFCQRIPGECNEKTPKGAPVDLSRKLWATIVNINNSVNTRVKPRTDMENYGVEEYWAYPDNGYGDCEDYALEKRRELMDAGVPAGDLLMTVARQPNGDGHAVLTVRTSLGEFILDNLETKVLSWTDTDYTYLKRQSTENSGVWVTINDGRSDAVASVR; encoded by the coding sequence ATGAAAAAAACGAGGGGCAGGCTGTTGCTGATGGCAATGGCGATGCAGCTTTCCGCTTGGGGATCAGCATATGCCGCGGGACCGGCCTATATGCACACTGGCGGCCGTACCACACAGCCTGTTGGCCATTATGAATTCTGCCAGCGCATCCCTGGCGAATGCAACGAGAAGACGCCCAAGGGCGCGCCGGTCGACCTCAGCCGCAAGCTCTGGGCGACGATCGTCAACATCAACAATTCGGTCAACACCCGCGTCAAGCCGCGCACCGACATGGAAAACTACGGTGTCGAGGAATACTGGGCCTATCCCGACAATGGCTACGGCGATTGCGAAGACTACGCGCTGGAGAAGCGCCGCGAACTGATGGACGCGGGCGTGCCGGCGGGTGATCTCCTGATGACGGTCGCGCGCCAGCCGAATGGCGACGGCCACGCCGTGCTGACCGTGCGCACCAGCCTGGGCGAGTTCATTCTCGACAATCTGGAGACCAAGGTGCTGTCCTGGACGGACACCGACTACACCTATCTCAAGCGCCAGTCGACGGAGAATTCCGGCGTTTGGGTGACGATCAACGACGGTCGTTCCGACGCGGTCGCCAGCGTCCGCTAG
- a CDS encoding ankyrin repeat domain-containing protein, giving the protein MLEIPEDRCERHRLFKAIDDAFKGGDFEGLGVALGGSPGWFDDRMPFELGLGHPLEYAIYWSPVRFISTLLDAGSDPNYGDHGGFPAIIAALSTDRADRLEIVRILIDGGADPNMRGVNDWTPLHYSVVIRSAEAIRLLLAAGADPTLATRIDDYTTALEEADIAGFEAGASLLRDAMATRGSNRRWPGSL; this is encoded by the coding sequence ATGTTGGAAATCCCGGAAGATCGATGCGAGCGCCATCGTCTGTTCAAAGCGATCGACGATGCCTTCAAGGGTGGCGATTTTGAGGGCCTCGGCGTAGCTTTGGGCGGTTCGCCCGGCTGGTTCGACGACCGCATGCCGTTCGAACTCGGCCTCGGGCATCCACTGGAATATGCGATCTATTGGAGCCCCGTCCGCTTCATCTCGACTTTGCTGGATGCAGGCTCGGATCCGAATTACGGGGATCACGGTGGATTTCCGGCAATCATTGCGGCGCTGTCCACCGACCGGGCCGACAGGCTGGAAATCGTCCGAATATTGATCGACGGTGGCGCCGATCCCAATATGCGGGGCGTGAACGACTGGACGCCGCTTCACTATTCGGTGGTCATTCGTAGCGCCGAGGCGATCCGCCTGCTTTTGGCGGCGGGCGCCGATCCGACGCTCGCAACCCGCATCGATGACTATACGACAGCCCTAGAGGAAGCGGACATTGCCGGCTTTGAGGCCGGCGCTTCATTGCTGCGTGACGCAATGGCCACGCGCGGCTCCAATAGACGATGGCCCGGCTCGCTATGA
- a CDS encoding gamma carbonic anhydrase family protein, with protein sequence MPLYAIDGTQPSFADADTNWIAPDATLIGDIRVGRNAGFWFGVVIRGDNEPIIVGADTNVQEHTVMHTDPGFPLTIGEGCTIGHRAMLHGCTIGDNSLIGMGAIVLNGARIGKNSLVGAGALVTEGKEFPDNSLIVGTPAKAIRVLDDAAIARLRGSAAHYVANGKRFKAGLAKV encoded by the coding sequence ATGCCGCTCTATGCGATCGACGGAACGCAGCCCAGCTTCGCGGATGCTGACACAAACTGGATTGCGCCCGATGCGACGCTGATCGGCGATATCAGGGTCGGCCGCAATGCCGGTTTCTGGTTCGGCGTCGTCATTCGCGGAGACAATGAGCCGATCATTGTCGGCGCCGACACCAATGTGCAGGAACACACGGTCATGCACACCGATCCTGGCTTTCCGCTGACCATCGGCGAAGGCTGCACGATCGGTCACCGGGCCATGCTGCATGGCTGCACCATTGGCGACAACAGCCTGATCGGCATGGGCGCCATCGTGCTGAACGGCGCCAGGATCGGCAAGAATTCGCTGGTCGGCGCCGGCGCGCTGGTCACCGAAGGCAAGGAATTTCCGGACAATTCACTGATCGTCGGCACGCCGGCCAAGGCGATCAGGGTGCTGGACGACGCGGCCATCGCCCGGCTACGCGGCTCGGCCGCGCACTACGTCGCCAATGGCAAGCGCTTCAAGGCGGGCCTGGCGAAGGTCTAA
- a CDS encoding DUF6949 family protein, with amino-acid sequence MAQMELFLFAFVVGLTVCGLTGSTMELVSGRKVAFAEPYVSPAHVLRSLAAAAGAGPFMLVNDALDARRENRISTIALLSCGCTAIAWSLALGIVVLAIASWAIGLLGSGI; translated from the coding sequence ATGGCTCAGATGGAACTCTTCCTGTTTGCTTTTGTCGTCGGGCTGACGGTGTGCGGGCTGACGGGTTCGACAATGGAGCTTGTGTCGGGCCGCAAGGTCGCCTTCGCCGAGCCCTATGTGTCGCCCGCGCATGTGCTGCGCTCGCTGGCGGCCGCCGCTGGCGCAGGGCCGTTCATGCTGGTCAACGATGCCCTCGATGCCCGCCGCGAGAACCGCATTTCGACGATCGCGCTCCTGTCATGCGGCTGCACGGCGATCGCCTGGTCCCTGGCTCTGGGCATCGTCGTGCTTGCCATTGCCTCATGGGCGATCGGTCTCCTAGGGTCCGGCATCTGA
- a CDS encoding DUF3126 family protein: MKPDEIRKLDAYFKRVFQNPKLEVKARPRKEDSAEVYVGDEFLGIVFKDEDDGDYNFSMAILDIDLG; this comes from the coding sequence TTGAAGCCGGACGAAATCAGAAAGCTGGACGCCTATTTCAAGCGCGTCTTCCAGAATCCCAAGCTTGAGGTCAAGGCACGGCCGCGCAAGGAAGATTCCGCCGAAGTCTATGTCGGCGACGAATTCCTCGGCATCGTCTTCAAGGATGAGGACGACGGCGACTACAATTTCTCGATGGCGATCCTCGACATCGATCTGGGTTGA
- the cysE gene encoding serine O-acetyltransferase, which translates to MNSISISRHTALQPVDPIWRSIRDEAMDAVNRDPLLAAFLYSTILNQESLEEAVIHRIAERLAHQDIGSDLIRQTFKTMLADDKEWPTTVRVDIQAYYDRDPACDRFIMPVLYFKGFHAIQTHRLAHWLWNQGRKDFALYLQSRSSSVFQTDINPAARIGKGIFIDHATGLVVGETAVIEDDVSILHGVTLGGTGKAGGDRHPKIRRGVLIGAGAKILGNIEIGHCSKVAAGSVVLSPVPHNKTVAGVPARVVGETGCDQPSRQMDQLLPSQKMDHVISFDI; encoded by the coding sequence ATGAACAGCATCAGCATTTCCCGCCACACCGCGTTGCAGCCGGTCGACCCGATCTGGCGTTCGATCCGCGACGAAGCGATGGACGCGGTCAACCGCGATCCGCTGCTCGCCGCCTTCCTCTATTCGACGATCCTCAACCAGGAGAGCCTGGAAGAAGCGGTCATCCACCGGATCGCCGAGCGGCTTGCCCATCAGGATATCGGCTCCGATCTCATCCGCCAGACCTTCAAGACCATGCTGGCCGACGACAAGGAATGGCCGACCACCGTGCGTGTCGACATCCAGGCCTATTACGACCGCGACCCCGCTTGCGACCGTTTCATCATGCCGGTGCTCTACTTCAAAGGCTTTCATGCCATCCAGACCCATAGGCTGGCGCATTGGCTGTGGAACCAGGGCCGCAAGGATTTTGCGCTCTATCTGCAGAGCCGCTCGTCCTCGGTCTTCCAGACCGACATCAACCCGGCCGCGCGCATCGGCAAGGGCATCTTCATCGATCATGCCACGGGCCTCGTCGTCGGCGAGACCGCGGTCATCGAGGACGATGTGTCGATCCTGCACGGCGTGACGCTGGGCGGCACCGGCAAGGCCGGTGGCGACCGTCATCCCAAGATCCGCCGTGGCGTGCTGATTGGCGCCGGCGCCAAGATTCTCGGCAACATCGAGATCGGCCATTGCTCCAAGGTCGCTGCCGGATCGGTGGTGCTGTCGCCCGTGCCGCACAACAAGACGGTTGCCGGTGTGCCGGCCCGCGTGGTCGGCGAGACCGGCTGCGACCAGCCTTCGCGCCAGATGGACCAGCTTCTGCCGTCACAGAAGATGGACCATGTGATCAGTTTCGACATCTGA